In Porites lutea chromosome 1, jaPorLute2.1, whole genome shotgun sequence, a single genomic region encodes these proteins:
- the LOC140941345 gene encoding uncharacterized protein yields MGPQTEGHEKLPSKGPLSIHQKALFVFWVSMMCLALFRKFLMYFKVSSLMKLRMPPADLTKETHMVMIENGEILKQKESLDTKEHLVNIVQENSGDKKSALQTQASTTPSLDDFLSSVAVFGAIMFFYFLCDDAHYFPASERTYSRDLFFFLTLLLFGVAAGFTRKETADKILNREQTEEWKGWMQVMFVWYHYFKAAETYNAIRVFIAAYVWMTGFGNFSFFWIKKDFSLYRVLKMLFRLNFLVVITCFVVRNEYMLYYICPMHTFWFLSTYCFMRLLNSWNEDPKKMAVKFIVYFLIVFLLFDVPKVGEIFFKPFSFILNYENSLHEWMFRAGLDHYATLLGMLCAYYHPNFERFMGYLDEKPIAQRKVIRSGIAFICVLSFTFWVTFIFMREKYEYNKVHPYFSFIPLLSYIFLRNMFPFLRKHYLHMFTWLGKITLETYISQLHIYLQGNARFLISFIPEYPLLNFALATIIYLFLSYCLFHITIDISAYLIPKDYRTMLKTVTMVGVWLATCYVIGFILTGVYF; encoded by the exons ATGGGTCCACAAACAGAAGGACATGAGAAGCTGCCCTCAAAAGGTCCCTTGTCAATACATCAGAAGGCTCTGTTTGTGTTCTGGGTCTCGATGATGTGCCTGGctctttttcgaaaatttctgaTGTACTTTAAAGTTTCAAGCTTGATGAAACTTCGCATGCCTCCTGCTG ATCTTACAAAAGAAACCCATATGGTTATGATAGAGAACGGtgagattttaaaacaaaaggaatctcTAGACACCAAAGAACACTTGGTGAACATCGTTCAAGAGAACAGTGGAGACAAGAAGTCAGCATTGCAGACTCAGGCTTCAACAACACCGTCACTCGACGATTTCCTTTCCTCTGTGGCTGTTTTTGGAGCCATTATGTTCTTCTACTTCTTGTGCGACGACGCTCATTACTTTCCAGCGTCAGAGCGCACTTACTCTCGcgacctttttttctttttaaccttGCTCCTGTTTGGAGTGGCCGCTGGATTTACCAGAAAAGAGACTGCAGACAAGATATTAAACCGCGAGCAGACTGAAGAATGGAAGGGTTGGATGCAGGTCATGTTCGTATGGTATCACTACTTCAAAGCTGCCGAGACTTACAACGCCATTAGAGTATTCATAGCGGCATACGTCTGGATGACGGGTTTTG gtaatttctcctttttctgGATTAAAAAAGACTTTAGTCTTTACCGTGTCCTTAAGATGCTCTTTCGACTGAATTTCCTGGTTGTGATCACGTGCTTTGTAGTACGAAACGAGTATATGTTATATTACATCTGTCCTATGCATACCTTTTGGTTCCTGTCAACATATTGCTTCATGAGACTGCTGAACAGTTGGAACGAGGACCCCAAGAAGATGGCCGTCAAATTTATTGTCTATTTTCTTATcgtttttctgttgtttgatGTGCCAAAAGttggtgaaatattttttaaaccttttaGCTTTATCCTTAACTACGAGAACTCTCTTCATGAGTGGATGTTCCGAGCGGGACTGGACCACTACGCAACACTGTTAGGCATGCTCTGTGCATATTATCATCCCAACTTTGAAAGGTTCATGGGATACCTGGATGAAAAGCCAATTGCCCAACGTAAAGTAATACGATCTGGGATCGCATTTATTTGCGTTTTATCGTTCACGTTTTGGGTAACGTTCATATTTATGCGTGAAAAGTACGAGTATAACAAGGTACACCCatacttttcttttattccactgCTATCCTACATCTTTCTGCGCAACATGTTCCCGTTTCTTCGCAAACACTACCTTCACATGTTTACCTGGCTAGGAAAAATCACCTTAGAAACTTACATCTCACAGTTGCACATTTATCTCCAAGGCAATGCTAGgtttttaatttccttcattCCGGAATATCCACTGCTTAATTTTGCTTTGGCCACCATAATTTACTTGTTCTTGTCTTATTGTTTATTTCATATTACAATAGATATCAGCGCATATTTGATTCCCAAGGACTACAGAACAATGCTAAAAACAGTTACAATGGTTGGGGTCTGGCTGGCCACGTGCTATGTAATAGGATTTATTTTAACAGGCGTCTACTTTTAA